From Calditrichia bacterium, the proteins below share one genomic window:
- a CDS encoding branched-chain amino acid transaminase: MISNDHFPGATCYWHNGKIHDWQEQIIHPMAHVLHYGSSVFEGIRAYKTPKGAAIFRLKEHIDRFFESADAINMKVPFSHPEIMEACRLVVEKNQLDSAYIRPNLFYGYGNLGLTPKACPVELTVGCWEWGRYLGEASLQNGIHALLLPQKRLHPSQINASVKIGGLYVQSNVFATEARKRGFDEAIFLNLEDRVSEGPGENIIIINGDTLRTNDRSESVLEGITRTSILEIAQNLGYNTEIAPITVSDLLGADEAFFTGTAAEVTPISRITDSRDRDIPQSDWQTYAIGDGKPGAITQKLATLYGEIVRGQHQVYDHWLTYIHK, encoded by the coding sequence ATGATTTCTAACGATCACTTTCCCGGGGCAACATGTTACTGGCACAACGGGAAAATTCACGACTGGCAAGAACAAATCATCCATCCGATGGCGCACGTTTTGCATTACGGAAGTTCCGTATTTGAAGGCATCCGCGCGTACAAAACGCCCAAAGGCGCAGCCATTTTCCGGCTAAAAGAACATATCGACCGGTTTTTCGAATCTGCCGACGCCATCAACATGAAAGTGCCGTTTTCTCATCCGGAAATCATGGAAGCATGCCGGCTGGTAGTTGAGAAAAATCAATTAGATAGCGCATATATTCGCCCCAATTTATTTTACGGTTACGGCAATCTCGGACTGACGCCAAAAGCCTGTCCGGTAGAGCTGACCGTGGGCTGCTGGGAATGGGGACGCTACCTCGGCGAGGCGTCGCTGCAAAACGGGATTCATGCATTGCTGCTGCCGCAAAAACGGTTACATCCGAGCCAGATCAATGCATCCGTGAAAATCGGCGGGCTGTATGTGCAATCCAACGTATTTGCGACTGAAGCCAGAAAACGCGGGTTTGACGAAGCGATATTTTTGAATCTGGAAGATCGCGTTTCCGAAGGTCCGGGCGAAAATATCATCATTATTAACGGCGATACACTGCGCACCAACGACCGCAGCGAATCTGTGCTGGAAGGCATTACCCGAACCAGTATTTTGGAAATCGCCCAAAATTTGGGATACAACACTGAAATCGCTCCGATCACCGTGAGCGATTTATTGGGCGCGGACGAGGCATTTTTTACCGGAACAGCAGCGGAAGTAACGCCCATTTCCCGCATCACTGATTCGCGGGATCGCGATATTCCCCAATCAGATTGGCAAACCTACGCCATCGGCGATGGCAAGCCCGGCGCAATCACCCAAAAATTGGCCACGCTTTACGGCGAGATTGTTCGCGGTCAGCATCAGGTGTATGACCATTGGCTGACTTATATTCATAAATAA
- a CDS encoding pyridoxal phosphate-dependent aminotransferase — protein sequence MPGISERARIMPPSPIRKLVPFAEAAKSRGVKVYHLNIGQPDIPTPKVMMDAFRNHDITVLEYGHSAGLWEYREGLAKYYQKNGINVSKDEVLVTTAGSEAIIFVMLACMDPGDEILIPEPFYTNYLGFAVEAGVRVVPLTCSAENGFKLPDASEIEQKITRRTKAIMICNPNNPTGYVYSKAEMETLRDIAINNDLYLIGDEVYREFVYDGKQHHSVMHLKDMDERAIIVDSISKRYSACGARVGCIVTKNKAILDTALRFGQARLCPPTLEQIAATAALDTPQSYFDEVMGEYLARREAVFEGLAKIPGAFAHKPSGAFYTVVKLPVDDADNFCKWLLSDFHDNKETVMMAPAAGFYATPGLGTDEVRIAFVLNAPAMRRSMEILAKALAVYPGRTQ from the coding sequence ATGCCAGGAATTTCCGAACGCGCCCGAATTATGCCGCCTTCGCCCATCCGCAAGCTGGTGCCATTTGCGGAAGCCGCCAAATCCCGTGGGGTGAAAGTGTATCACCTCAACATCGGTCAACCGGATATTCCCACCCCGAAAGTGATGATGGATGCGTTTCGCAATCACGACATCACGGTGCTGGAATACGGACACTCCGCCGGTTTGTGGGAATATCGTGAAGGGCTTGCGAAATACTACCAGAAAAACGGCATCAACGTCAGCAAAGACGAAGTGCTGGTGACCACCGCCGGAAGCGAAGCCATCATTTTTGTGATGCTGGCCTGCATGGATCCCGGCGATGAAATTCTCATTCCCGAGCCGTTTTACACCAATTATCTGGGTTTTGCGGTGGAGGCCGGCGTACGGGTTGTGCCGCTCACCTGCAGCGCGGAAAACGGTTTCAAATTACCGGACGCATCGGAAATCGAACAGAAAATTACCCGTCGAACCAAAGCGATCATGATTTGCAACCCAAACAATCCCACGGGATACGTCTATTCGAAAGCAGAAATGGAAACTTTGCGCGATATAGCCATCAACAACGATTTGTATTTGATCGGCGACGAAGTGTATCGCGAATTTGTGTATGACGGCAAACAGCACCACTCGGTGATGCACCTGAAAGATATGGACGAACGCGCCATTATTGTGGACAGCATTTCCAAACGATACAGCGCCTGTGGCGCACGAGTGGGCTGCATCGTTACTAAAAACAAAGCGATTTTGGATACCGCGCTGCGCTTCGGACAGGCACGGCTTTGCCCGCCGACGCTGGAGCAGATTGCCGCAACCGCCGCGCTGGATACCCCGCAATCCTATTTTGACGAAGTGATGGGCGAATACCTCGCCCGCCGCGAAGCCGTTTTTGAGGGGCTCGCCAAAATTCCCGGCGCGTTTGCTCACAAACCCAGCGGTGCGTTTTACACCGTTGTAAAACTGCCGGTGGACGACGCCGACAATTTCTGCAAATGGCTGCTCAGCGATTTTCACGATAACAAAGAAACCGTGATGATGGCGCCCGCCGCCGGATTTTACGCCACGCCCGGACTTGGCACCGACGAAGTGCGCATCGCATTTGTGCTGAATGCCCCGGCAATGCGCCGCTCGATGGAAATTTTGGCGAAAGCGCTGGCGGTTTATCCCGGTCGCACGCAGTAA